In a single window of the Cydia pomonella isolate Wapato2018A chromosome 2, ilCydPomo1, whole genome shotgun sequence genome:
- the LOC133532602 gene encoding synaptic vesicle glycoprotein 2B-like isoform X3: MPENEATKTPMQILEEALEYSKFGYFNYKLMFATLMAVFSYTSVTTTSSYILSSAECDLNMSIMQKGLLNAMPFFGQVAAAPFTGFVTDALGRKMFLVWGHAGMLACALLEGTSQSYWMLLLGKLLDGIFLSFTFSATAVMVTEFTHKGVRDKVLLVYSSFMSSSLILCALVAWGILTKPWDFIIIKGYLEFHPWNMYLYSTALSSLIAMILYIHLPESPKFLLTLGKESEALEVIKRIYHENSGQPKDSFPITSFNASGVHFTPENISIKKQLTNALFQSKELFMRPLIFVLMLFATSTFVNLFAYSALRLWFPQISTIIENHQSKHGGETDRFCVMIDGYTSELANNVSLAAASNSISDVCVPHPAGADTYINGIILGFLSLALILISTAVVDFIGQKLLMFVLFIACATCSAALYWTSSSLSIGLLLAGTCALMQCALSLQNTVLMRSVPTSVRALALTLIIMLGRVGSLVGSVLFPVMLEGGCMFPFMTLSIITLGVAGLVYFFPNPKKENAEAGDK; this comes from the exons ATGCCAG AAAATGAAGCCACGAAAACGCCCATGCAGATATTGGAGGAGGCCCTGGAGTACAGCAAATTTGGATATTTCAACTACAAACTAATGTTCGCGACGCTCATGGCTGTGTTCTCGTACACGAGTGTGACCACGACTTCTTCGTACATCCTCTCCAGTGCAGAATGTGACCTCAATATGAGCATAATGCAAAAGGGGTTATTGAATGCCATGCCATTTTTTG GGCAAGTCGCGGCAGCCCCGTTTACAGGGTTCGTAACGGACGCACTCGGACGAAAGATGTTTCTAGTTTGGGGGCACGCCGGAATGTTGGCATGCGCGCTTCTCGAAGGCACAAGTCAATCATACTGGATGCTATTGCTTGGGAAACTTCTAGATGGTATATT tttaagcTTCACATTTAGCGCAACAGCTGTCATGGTGACAGAGTTCACCCATAAAGGCGTAAGAGACAAAGTATTATTGGTGTACTCTTCTTTTATGTCCTCGTCGCTCATCCTTTGCGCATTAGTAGCCTGGGGAATACTAACGAAACCTTGGGACTTTATCATCATTAAAGGATACCTTG AATTCCACCCATGGAACATGTATCTTTACTCAACAGCTCTCTCGAGTTTAATAGCAATGATATTGTATATCCATTTGCCAGAAAGTCCCAAATTTCTTCTTACATTAGGTAAAGAGTCGGAGGCTCTGGAAGTCATCAAAAGAATATATCACGAAAACAGTGGGCAGCCAAAAGACTCCTTTCCC ATTACGTCGTTTAACGCTTCTGGCGTGCACTTTACTCCAGAAAACATCAGCATAAAGAAACAATTGACGAACGCGCTATTTCAATCAAAAGAGTTGTTCATGAGACCGTTAATCTTTGTACTTATGTTATTTGCGACCTCGACATTTGTGAATTTATTTGC ATATTCCGCGCTAAGGCTTTGGTTCCCTCAAATATCCACAATTATAGAAAATCACCAGAGCAAGCATGGCGGAGAAACTGATCGTTTCTGCGTCATGATCGACGGATACACGAGCGAGCTGGCTAACAATGTGTCGCTGGCTGCGGCGAGCAACAGCATATCAGATGTCTGTGTACCT cacCCCGCAGGTGCTGATACGTACATCAACGGGATAATCCTCGGATTCCTATCCTTGGCTTTAATTCTCATCAGCACAGCGGTGGTGGATTTCATTGGCCAGAAGCTCCTAATGTTCGTCTTGTTCATAGCCTGTGCTACGTGCTCAGCAGCACTTTACTGGACGAGCTCGTCGTTATCAATTGGCTTACTGCTAGCAGGGACGTGTGCTTTGATGCAATGTGCACTGAGTCTACAAAATACTGTACTTATGAGATCGGTTCCTACTTCTGTAAG GGCACTGGCGTTGACGTTGATAATAATGTTGGGAAGAGTAGGATCTCTAGTGGGAAGCGTTTTATTTCCTGTGATGTTAGAAGGAGGCTGCATGTTCCCGTTCATGACTTTATCCATTATAAcactag GTGTTGCTGGGTTGGTTTACTTTTTTCCGAATCCCAAGAAAGAAAATGCTGAGGCCGGAGACAAATAA
- the LOC133532602 gene encoding synaptic vesicle glycoprotein 2B-like isoform X1: MDRIDMLNNIASFTSIKTTVKIENEATKTPMQILEEALEYSKFGYFNYKLMFATLMAVFSYTSVTTTSSYILSSAECDLNMSIMQKGLLNAMPFFGQVAAAPFTGFVTDALGRKMFLVWGHAGMLACALLEGTSQSYWMLLLGKLLDGIFLSFTFSATAVMVTEFTHKGVRDKVLLVYSSFMSSSLILCALVAWGILTKPWDFIIIKGYLEFHPWNMYLYSTALSSLIAMILYIHLPESPKFLLTLGKESEALEVIKRIYHENSGQPKDSFPITSFNASGVHFTPENISIKKQLTNALFQSKELFMRPLIFVLMLFATSTFVNLFAYSALRLWFPQISTIIENHQSKHGGETDRFCVMIDGYTSELANNVSLAAASNSISDVCVPHPAGADTYINGIILGFLSLALILISTAVVDFIGQKLLMFVLFIACATCSAALYWTSSSLSIGLLLAGTCALMQCALSLQNTVLMRSVPTSVRALALTLIIMLGRVGSLVGSVLFPVMLEGGCMFPFMTLSIITLGVAGLVYFFPNPKKENAEAGDK, translated from the exons ATGGATAGAATAGATATGCTTAATAACATCGCGTCGTTTACATCGATTAAAACTAcagtaaaaattg AAAATGAAGCCACGAAAACGCCCATGCAGATATTGGAGGAGGCCCTGGAGTACAGCAAATTTGGATATTTCAACTACAAACTAATGTTCGCGACGCTCATGGCTGTGTTCTCGTACACGAGTGTGACCACGACTTCTTCGTACATCCTCTCCAGTGCAGAATGTGACCTCAATATGAGCATAATGCAAAAGGGGTTATTGAATGCCATGCCATTTTTTG GGCAAGTCGCGGCAGCCCCGTTTACAGGGTTCGTAACGGACGCACTCGGACGAAAGATGTTTCTAGTTTGGGGGCACGCCGGAATGTTGGCATGCGCGCTTCTCGAAGGCACAAGTCAATCATACTGGATGCTATTGCTTGGGAAACTTCTAGATGGTATATT tttaagcTTCACATTTAGCGCAACAGCTGTCATGGTGACAGAGTTCACCCATAAAGGCGTAAGAGACAAAGTATTATTGGTGTACTCTTCTTTTATGTCCTCGTCGCTCATCCTTTGCGCATTAGTAGCCTGGGGAATACTAACGAAACCTTGGGACTTTATCATCATTAAAGGATACCTTG AATTCCACCCATGGAACATGTATCTTTACTCAACAGCTCTCTCGAGTTTAATAGCAATGATATTGTATATCCATTTGCCAGAAAGTCCCAAATTTCTTCTTACATTAGGTAAAGAGTCGGAGGCTCTGGAAGTCATCAAAAGAATATATCACGAAAACAGTGGGCAGCCAAAAGACTCCTTTCCC ATTACGTCGTTTAACGCTTCTGGCGTGCACTTTACTCCAGAAAACATCAGCATAAAGAAACAATTGACGAACGCGCTATTTCAATCAAAAGAGTTGTTCATGAGACCGTTAATCTTTGTACTTATGTTATTTGCGACCTCGACATTTGTGAATTTATTTGC ATATTCCGCGCTAAGGCTTTGGTTCCCTCAAATATCCACAATTATAGAAAATCACCAGAGCAAGCATGGCGGAGAAACTGATCGTTTCTGCGTCATGATCGACGGATACACGAGCGAGCTGGCTAACAATGTGTCGCTGGCTGCGGCGAGCAACAGCATATCAGATGTCTGTGTACCT cacCCCGCAGGTGCTGATACGTACATCAACGGGATAATCCTCGGATTCCTATCCTTGGCTTTAATTCTCATCAGCACAGCGGTGGTGGATTTCATTGGCCAGAAGCTCCTAATGTTCGTCTTGTTCATAGCCTGTGCTACGTGCTCAGCAGCACTTTACTGGACGAGCTCGTCGTTATCAATTGGCTTACTGCTAGCAGGGACGTGTGCTTTGATGCAATGTGCACTGAGTCTACAAAATACTGTACTTATGAGATCGGTTCCTACTTCTGTAAG GGCACTGGCGTTGACGTTGATAATAATGTTGGGAAGAGTAGGATCTCTAGTGGGAAGCGTTTTATTTCCTGTGATGTTAGAAGGAGGCTGCATGTTCCCGTTCATGACTTTATCCATTATAAcactag GTGTTGCTGGGTTGGTTTACTTTTTTCCGAATCCCAAGAAAGAAAATGCTGAGGCCGGAGACAAATAA
- the LOC133532602 gene encoding synaptic vesicle glycoprotein 2B-like isoform X4, whose translation MSENEATKTPMQILEEALEYSKFGYFNYKLMFATLMAVFSYTSVTTTSSYILSSAECDLNMSIMQKGLLNAMPFFGQVAAAPFTGFVTDALGRKMFLVWGHAGMLACALLEGTSQSYWMLLLGKLLDGIFLSFTFSATAVMVTEFTHKGVRDKVLLVYSSFMSSSLILCALVAWGILTKPWDFIIIKGYLEFHPWNMYLYSTALSSLIAMILYIHLPESPKFLLTLGKESEALEVIKRIYHENSGQPKDSFPITSFNASGVHFTPENISIKKQLTNALFQSKELFMRPLIFVLMLFATSTFVNLFAYSALRLWFPQISTIIENHQSKHGGETDRFCVMIDGYTSELANNVSLAAASNSISDVCVPHPAGADTYINGIILGFLSLALILISTAVVDFIGQKLLMFVLFIACATCSAALYWTSSSLSIGLLLAGTCALMQCALSLQNTVLMRSVPTSVRALALTLIIMLGRVGSLVGSVLFPVMLEGGCMFPFMTLSIITLGVAGLVYFFPNPKKENAEAGDK comes from the exons ATGTCag AAAATGAAGCCACGAAAACGCCCATGCAGATATTGGAGGAGGCCCTGGAGTACAGCAAATTTGGATATTTCAACTACAAACTAATGTTCGCGACGCTCATGGCTGTGTTCTCGTACACGAGTGTGACCACGACTTCTTCGTACATCCTCTCCAGTGCAGAATGTGACCTCAATATGAGCATAATGCAAAAGGGGTTATTGAATGCCATGCCATTTTTTG GGCAAGTCGCGGCAGCCCCGTTTACAGGGTTCGTAACGGACGCACTCGGACGAAAGATGTTTCTAGTTTGGGGGCACGCCGGAATGTTGGCATGCGCGCTTCTCGAAGGCACAAGTCAATCATACTGGATGCTATTGCTTGGGAAACTTCTAGATGGTATATT tttaagcTTCACATTTAGCGCAACAGCTGTCATGGTGACAGAGTTCACCCATAAAGGCGTAAGAGACAAAGTATTATTGGTGTACTCTTCTTTTATGTCCTCGTCGCTCATCCTTTGCGCATTAGTAGCCTGGGGAATACTAACGAAACCTTGGGACTTTATCATCATTAAAGGATACCTTG AATTCCACCCATGGAACATGTATCTTTACTCAACAGCTCTCTCGAGTTTAATAGCAATGATATTGTATATCCATTTGCCAGAAAGTCCCAAATTTCTTCTTACATTAGGTAAAGAGTCGGAGGCTCTGGAAGTCATCAAAAGAATATATCACGAAAACAGTGGGCAGCCAAAAGACTCCTTTCCC ATTACGTCGTTTAACGCTTCTGGCGTGCACTTTACTCCAGAAAACATCAGCATAAAGAAACAATTGACGAACGCGCTATTTCAATCAAAAGAGTTGTTCATGAGACCGTTAATCTTTGTACTTATGTTATTTGCGACCTCGACATTTGTGAATTTATTTGC ATATTCCGCGCTAAGGCTTTGGTTCCCTCAAATATCCACAATTATAGAAAATCACCAGAGCAAGCATGGCGGAGAAACTGATCGTTTCTGCGTCATGATCGACGGATACACGAGCGAGCTGGCTAACAATGTGTCGCTGGCTGCGGCGAGCAACAGCATATCAGATGTCTGTGTACCT cacCCCGCAGGTGCTGATACGTACATCAACGGGATAATCCTCGGATTCCTATCCTTGGCTTTAATTCTCATCAGCACAGCGGTGGTGGATTTCATTGGCCAGAAGCTCCTAATGTTCGTCTTGTTCATAGCCTGTGCTACGTGCTCAGCAGCACTTTACTGGACGAGCTCGTCGTTATCAATTGGCTTACTGCTAGCAGGGACGTGTGCTTTGATGCAATGTGCACTGAGTCTACAAAATACTGTACTTATGAGATCGGTTCCTACTTCTGTAAG GGCACTGGCGTTGACGTTGATAATAATGTTGGGAAGAGTAGGATCTCTAGTGGGAAGCGTTTTATTTCCTGTGATGTTAGAAGGAGGCTGCATGTTCCCGTTCATGACTTTATCCATTATAAcactag GTGTTGCTGGGTTGGTTTACTTTTTTCCGAATCCCAAGAAAGAAAATGCTGAGGCCGGAGACAAATAA
- the LOC133532602 gene encoding synaptic vesicle glycoprotein 2B-like isoform X2 — protein sequence MKKDIEINSKENEATKTPMQILEEALEYSKFGYFNYKLMFATLMAVFSYTSVTTTSSYILSSAECDLNMSIMQKGLLNAMPFFGQVAAAPFTGFVTDALGRKMFLVWGHAGMLACALLEGTSQSYWMLLLGKLLDGIFLSFTFSATAVMVTEFTHKGVRDKVLLVYSSFMSSSLILCALVAWGILTKPWDFIIIKGYLEFHPWNMYLYSTALSSLIAMILYIHLPESPKFLLTLGKESEALEVIKRIYHENSGQPKDSFPITSFNASGVHFTPENISIKKQLTNALFQSKELFMRPLIFVLMLFATSTFVNLFAYSALRLWFPQISTIIENHQSKHGGETDRFCVMIDGYTSELANNVSLAAASNSISDVCVPHPAGADTYINGIILGFLSLALILISTAVVDFIGQKLLMFVLFIACATCSAALYWTSSSLSIGLLLAGTCALMQCALSLQNTVLMRSVPTSVRALALTLIIMLGRVGSLVGSVLFPVMLEGGCMFPFMTLSIITLGVAGLVYFFPNPKKENAEAGDK from the exons ATGAAGAAAGACATTGAGATAAATAGTAAAG AAAATGAAGCCACGAAAACGCCCATGCAGATATTGGAGGAGGCCCTGGAGTACAGCAAATTTGGATATTTCAACTACAAACTAATGTTCGCGACGCTCATGGCTGTGTTCTCGTACACGAGTGTGACCACGACTTCTTCGTACATCCTCTCCAGTGCAGAATGTGACCTCAATATGAGCATAATGCAAAAGGGGTTATTGAATGCCATGCCATTTTTTG GGCAAGTCGCGGCAGCCCCGTTTACAGGGTTCGTAACGGACGCACTCGGACGAAAGATGTTTCTAGTTTGGGGGCACGCCGGAATGTTGGCATGCGCGCTTCTCGAAGGCACAAGTCAATCATACTGGATGCTATTGCTTGGGAAACTTCTAGATGGTATATT tttaagcTTCACATTTAGCGCAACAGCTGTCATGGTGACAGAGTTCACCCATAAAGGCGTAAGAGACAAAGTATTATTGGTGTACTCTTCTTTTATGTCCTCGTCGCTCATCCTTTGCGCATTAGTAGCCTGGGGAATACTAACGAAACCTTGGGACTTTATCATCATTAAAGGATACCTTG AATTCCACCCATGGAACATGTATCTTTACTCAACAGCTCTCTCGAGTTTAATAGCAATGATATTGTATATCCATTTGCCAGAAAGTCCCAAATTTCTTCTTACATTAGGTAAAGAGTCGGAGGCTCTGGAAGTCATCAAAAGAATATATCACGAAAACAGTGGGCAGCCAAAAGACTCCTTTCCC ATTACGTCGTTTAACGCTTCTGGCGTGCACTTTACTCCAGAAAACATCAGCATAAAGAAACAATTGACGAACGCGCTATTTCAATCAAAAGAGTTGTTCATGAGACCGTTAATCTTTGTACTTATGTTATTTGCGACCTCGACATTTGTGAATTTATTTGC ATATTCCGCGCTAAGGCTTTGGTTCCCTCAAATATCCACAATTATAGAAAATCACCAGAGCAAGCATGGCGGAGAAACTGATCGTTTCTGCGTCATGATCGACGGATACACGAGCGAGCTGGCTAACAATGTGTCGCTGGCTGCGGCGAGCAACAGCATATCAGATGTCTGTGTACCT cacCCCGCAGGTGCTGATACGTACATCAACGGGATAATCCTCGGATTCCTATCCTTGGCTTTAATTCTCATCAGCACAGCGGTGGTGGATTTCATTGGCCAGAAGCTCCTAATGTTCGTCTTGTTCATAGCCTGTGCTACGTGCTCAGCAGCACTTTACTGGACGAGCTCGTCGTTATCAATTGGCTTACTGCTAGCAGGGACGTGTGCTTTGATGCAATGTGCACTGAGTCTACAAAATACTGTACTTATGAGATCGGTTCCTACTTCTGTAAG GGCACTGGCGTTGACGTTGATAATAATGTTGGGAAGAGTAGGATCTCTAGTGGGAAGCGTTTTATTTCCTGTGATGTTAGAAGGAGGCTGCATGTTCCCGTTCATGACTTTATCCATTATAAcactag GTGTTGCTGGGTTGGTTTACTTTTTTCCGAATCCCAAGAAAGAAAATGCTGAGGCCGGAGACAAATAA
- the LOC133532602 gene encoding synaptic vesicle glycoprotein 2B-like isoform X5: protein MQILEEALEYSKFGYFNYKLMFATLMAVFSYTSVTTTSSYILSSAECDLNMSIMQKGLLNAMPFFGQVAAAPFTGFVTDALGRKMFLVWGHAGMLACALLEGTSQSYWMLLLGKLLDGIFLSFTFSATAVMVTEFTHKGVRDKVLLVYSSFMSSSLILCALVAWGILTKPWDFIIIKGYLEFHPWNMYLYSTALSSLIAMILYIHLPESPKFLLTLGKESEALEVIKRIYHENSGQPKDSFPITSFNASGVHFTPENISIKKQLTNALFQSKELFMRPLIFVLMLFATSTFVNLFAYSALRLWFPQISTIIENHQSKHGGETDRFCVMIDGYTSELANNVSLAAASNSISDVCVPHPAGADTYINGIILGFLSLALILISTAVVDFIGQKLLMFVLFIACATCSAALYWTSSSLSIGLLLAGTCALMQCALSLQNTVLMRSVPTSVRALALTLIIMLGRVGSLVGSVLFPVMLEGGCMFPFMTLSIITLGVAGLVYFFPNPKKENAEAGDK from the exons ATGCAGATATTGGAGGAGGCCCTGGAGTACAGCAAATTTGGATATTTCAACTACAAACTAATGTTCGCGACGCTCATGGCTGTGTTCTCGTACACGAGTGTGACCACGACTTCTTCGTACATCCTCTCCAGTGCAGAATGTGACCTCAATATGAGCATAATGCAAAAGGGGTTATTGAATGCCATGCCATTTTTTG GGCAAGTCGCGGCAGCCCCGTTTACAGGGTTCGTAACGGACGCACTCGGACGAAAGATGTTTCTAGTTTGGGGGCACGCCGGAATGTTGGCATGCGCGCTTCTCGAAGGCACAAGTCAATCATACTGGATGCTATTGCTTGGGAAACTTCTAGATGGTATATT tttaagcTTCACATTTAGCGCAACAGCTGTCATGGTGACAGAGTTCACCCATAAAGGCGTAAGAGACAAAGTATTATTGGTGTACTCTTCTTTTATGTCCTCGTCGCTCATCCTTTGCGCATTAGTAGCCTGGGGAATACTAACGAAACCTTGGGACTTTATCATCATTAAAGGATACCTTG AATTCCACCCATGGAACATGTATCTTTACTCAACAGCTCTCTCGAGTTTAATAGCAATGATATTGTATATCCATTTGCCAGAAAGTCCCAAATTTCTTCTTACATTAGGTAAAGAGTCGGAGGCTCTGGAAGTCATCAAAAGAATATATCACGAAAACAGTGGGCAGCCAAAAGACTCCTTTCCC ATTACGTCGTTTAACGCTTCTGGCGTGCACTTTACTCCAGAAAACATCAGCATAAAGAAACAATTGACGAACGCGCTATTTCAATCAAAAGAGTTGTTCATGAGACCGTTAATCTTTGTACTTATGTTATTTGCGACCTCGACATTTGTGAATTTATTTGC ATATTCCGCGCTAAGGCTTTGGTTCCCTCAAATATCCACAATTATAGAAAATCACCAGAGCAAGCATGGCGGAGAAACTGATCGTTTCTGCGTCATGATCGACGGATACACGAGCGAGCTGGCTAACAATGTGTCGCTGGCTGCGGCGAGCAACAGCATATCAGATGTCTGTGTACCT cacCCCGCAGGTGCTGATACGTACATCAACGGGATAATCCTCGGATTCCTATCCTTGGCTTTAATTCTCATCAGCACAGCGGTGGTGGATTTCATTGGCCAGAAGCTCCTAATGTTCGTCTTGTTCATAGCCTGTGCTACGTGCTCAGCAGCACTTTACTGGACGAGCTCGTCGTTATCAATTGGCTTACTGCTAGCAGGGACGTGTGCTTTGATGCAATGTGCACTGAGTCTACAAAATACTGTACTTATGAGATCGGTTCCTACTTCTGTAAG GGCACTGGCGTTGACGTTGATAATAATGTTGGGAAGAGTAGGATCTCTAGTGGGAAGCGTTTTATTTCCTGTGATGTTAGAAGGAGGCTGCATGTTCCCGTTCATGACTTTATCCATTATAAcactag GTGTTGCTGGGTTGGTTTACTTTTTTCCGAATCCCAAGAAAGAAAATGCTGAGGCCGGAGACAAATAA